One Turneriella parva DSM 21527 genomic region harbors:
- a CDS encoding fatty acid desaturase family protein, whose amino-acid sequence MVKPKDILSQDEMSALLAKSDFRGFIELATSWGLIVAAFAIVGFWPHLPTIFIPVVVALIILGNRHLALAILVHDACHHALFKTRWLNEFAGKWFAAAPVLQDLDGYRNYHLQHHKYTGQDYQGEKGDPDIILTRNYPISKKSLWRWVLRDLTGRSAPRLYLGLLAMNLGLMKFDLSGRVVMLPQPERTAFGWVTLAIRKVGPFLFTNALMFTTLWLAGNGWLYLLWVGAALTTFQFFTRIRSIAEHGMLPRVADMLKNTRTTEVSWWHRLTFAPHHVNYHLEHHFLMAVPSYRLPKMHRLLKERGVFADAPLAYGYGEILRLATTK is encoded by the coding sequence ATGGTCAAACCCAAAGATATTCTAAGTCAAGATGAGATGTCGGCGTTGCTCGCAAAATCAGACTTTCGCGGCTTCATTGAGCTTGCGACAAGCTGGGGGCTCATCGTCGCCGCATTTGCGATCGTCGGTTTCTGGCCACACCTGCCCACGATTTTTATTCCGGTTGTGGTGGCGTTGATCATTCTCGGCAATCGCCACCTCGCTCTGGCGATTCTGGTGCACGACGCCTGCCACCATGCACTCTTCAAGACGCGCTGGCTGAATGAATTTGCCGGCAAGTGGTTCGCCGCCGCGCCGGTGCTGCAAGATCTCGATGGCTACCGCAACTACCACCTGCAGCACCATAAGTACACTGGGCAAGATTATCAGGGTGAAAAAGGCGACCCCGACATTATTCTCACACGCAACTACCCGATTTCAAAAAAGAGCCTCTGGCGCTGGGTGTTGCGCGACCTGACAGGCCGTTCAGCCCCACGCCTGTATTTGGGATTATTAGCCATGAACTTAGGGCTCATGAAGTTCGATCTGTCGGGCCGAGTCGTCATGTTGCCGCAGCCTGAGCGCACGGCATTCGGCTGGGTGACGTTAGCAATCCGCAAGGTGGGGCCGTTTCTGTTCACGAACGCGCTCATGTTCACAACGCTCTGGCTCGCCGGCAATGGTTGGTTATATTTACTTTGGGTTGGCGCTGCGCTCACGACGTTTCAATTTTTCACGCGCATTCGCTCGATAGCTGAACACGGTATGCTGCCGCGCGTTGCCGACATGCTAAAGAACACGCGTACGACCGAGGTCAGCTGGTGGCATCGCCTGACGTTCGCGCCGCACCACGTGAACTACCATCTCGAGCACCACTTTCTGATGGCGGTGCCTTCGTATCGCCTGCCAAAAATGCACCGACTGTTGAAAGAGCGCGGCGTTTTTGCCGATGCCCCTCTCGCGTACGGCTATGGTGAAATCTTGAGACTTGCAACCACAAAATGA
- a CDS encoding TetR/AcrR family transcriptional regulator, producing the protein MTEGHQRIYSVAQRLFALRGYAGVSIADIAKEAKMAKSTVLHHFANKQRLYQEVVNESIALFAAAPAELAHATLADKLKHLLAAMLAEPMHAKLLNRVFMDNPKSAALAARRYWRPLLEQLTPNGDLHERALALFCVNAIIQIAFSIELQRHVLKTEIDLVQTYRGVIDDLVLKVSRRETFKT; encoded by the coding sequence ATGACCGAAGGCCATCAGCGTATTTACAGTGTGGCGCAGAGGCTCTTCGCGCTGCGCGGTTACGCCGGCGTCAGCATTGCCGACATCGCTAAAGAGGCAAAAATGGCAAAGTCAACCGTGCTGCACCATTTTGCGAATAAACAAAGACTCTACCAAGAGGTCGTGAATGAAAGTATCGCGCTCTTCGCAGCAGCGCCTGCCGAGCTTGCGCACGCCACGCTCGCCGACAAACTCAAGCACTTGCTCGCAGCGATGCTCGCCGAACCGATGCACGCGAAACTGCTCAACCGGGTTTTTATGGACAACCCCAAAAGCGCAGCTCTCGCAGCGCGCCGCTATTGGCGGCCTTTGCTCGAGCAACTGACGCCGAACGGCGACCTGCACGAACGCGCGCTCGCGCTGTTTTGCGTGAACGCTATTATTCAGATTGCATTCAGCATTGAACTGCAGAGACATGTACTAAAGACGGAGATTGATCTTGTTCAGACGTATAGAGGTGTCATCGACGATTTGGTTTTGAAGGTTTCCCGAAGGGAAACCTTCAAAACCTAA
- a CDS encoding FUSC family protein, producing the protein MTPQKRNTAIYLLKMVIAVSLCYLLSLWVSQVDYIWALISAVLVMTPEGKDAVQLSVIRIKGNIIGVLVGVLFLFAALENPVNIIAGATVALFACHRLQLMAGARSTLVALIITLMQTDSTDHWGAAVSRVAAVVAGCAIALFATHLVHNVFKLQYGTEANG; encoded by the coding sequence ATGACCCCGCAAAAGCGCAACACCGCCATTTACCTCTTAAAAATGGTTATCGCAGTTTCGCTTTGCTATCTACTTTCGCTCTGGGTAAGCCAGGTCGACTATATCTGGGCGCTCATCTCGGCTGTGCTCGTCATGACACCAGAGGGCAAAGACGCTGTTCAGCTTTCGGTGATACGCATCAAAGGCAACATCATCGGTGTGCTCGTCGGCGTGCTGTTTCTTTTTGCTGCGCTCGAGAATCCCGTGAACATTATCGCCGGCGCGACCGTTGCGCTTTTTGCCTGCCATCGCCTGCAGTTGATGGCGGGCGCTCGTTCGACCCTGGTGGCGCTGATCATCACGCTGATGCAGACCGATTCGACCGATCACTGGGGCGCTGCCGTATCAAGGGTGGCGGCGGTCGTCGCCGGCTGCGCGATCGCACTTTTCGCGACGCATCTGGTACACAATGTGTTTAAGTTGCAGTATGGCACAGAAGCCAATGGTTGA
- a CDS encoding transposase produces MALFKHTFRVESTRLPGYDYAKPGAYFVTICARGRRSWFGEIRNGIMALNEAGNLVWREWHRTGQLVQNLKVDEFIVMPNHVHGILIIGESIDANTFGIQSIADRKTVETPFTGVSLNSRQKMKETPGKGVSTDRANANISIITNQFKRACTLGIRRNFAPDFSWQTRFYEHIIRDDASLTAIRQYIQQNPVNWTKDEYYGS; encoded by the coding sequence ATGGCGTTATTCAAACATACGTTTCGCGTTGAATCGACCAGGCTACCGGGGTACGACTATGCAAAGCCGGGTGCATATTTTGTCACCATCTGCGCAAGAGGCCGCCGTTCTTGGTTTGGTGAAATACGAAATGGTATCATGGCATTGAACGAGGCGGGTAACCTCGTTTGGCGCGAATGGCACAGAACTGGCCAATTGGTACAAAATCTGAAGGTCGATGAATTTATCGTCATGCCAAACCATGTGCATGGTATTCTAATCATCGGTGAATCCATTGACGCCAATACCTTTGGCATACAATCAATTGCCGACAGAAAAACCGTAGAGACGCCCTTTACGGGCGTCTCATTGAATTCGCGCCAAAAAATGAAGGAGACGCCCGGGAAGGGCGTCTCTACAGATCGCGCCAACGCGAATATTTCCATAATCACGAATCAATTCAAACGCGCGTGCACCCTGGGCATTAGACGCAACTTCGCGCCTGATTTTTCCTGGCAAACCAGGTTTTACGAGCACATTATTCGCGATGACGCGTCCCTCACAGCAATTCGGCAATACATTCAGCAAAACCCGGTAAACTGGACAAAAGATGAGTATTATGGTTCATAA
- a CDS encoding HD domain-containing protein, whose translation MSDLLTAARREWRQLMHFHDGGPAVLSEVLSAYGESGRFYHTELHLAEMTMLLAEHRDDFESYENILFACLYHDAVYDATRSDNEEASTALWRRDAGRLGLGLEQTEQISILINATKKHQPANGSFDMQLFLDADLAVLGSERNRYHDYLVAIRREYAHVTENAYREGRIAVLKKFLARPQLYFTETARTRFEAQARQNLADEIRLLQKPDTFIGRFTRNALGRTVFEIDETNAEIYESIKAHLQINLGFTDFSKPIQGPAEIIGTCSNGSVTLDWGYDGPSGFYMMAERAEDEPLLAEVCESLNALLLEPRFNHYRTYPNFGKIK comes from the coding sequence ATGAGCGACCTTTTGACCGCAGCGCGCCGTGAATGGCGGCAGCTCATGCATTTTCACGACGGTGGCCCGGCTGTCTTGAGCGAAGTTCTGTCGGCGTATGGCGAATCGGGGCGATTCTATCACACCGAACTGCACCTGGCAGAAATGACGATGCTGCTCGCTGAGCACCGCGACGACTTCGAGAGCTATGAAAATATTCTATTTGCCTGCCTCTACCACGATGCCGTTTACGACGCCACACGCAGCGATAACGAAGAAGCGAGTACCGCTCTTTGGCGCCGTGATGCGGGCCGGCTTGGGCTCGGGCTAGAGCAGACAGAACAAATATCAATCCTCATCAATGCGACAAAGAAGCACCAGCCGGCGAATGGTAGTTTTGACATGCAGCTTTTTCTCGACGCCGACCTGGCGGTCTTGGGCAGTGAACGGAATCGCTACCACGACTATCTCGTCGCGATTCGCCGCGAATATGCGCATGTGACTGAGAACGCGTACCGCGAGGGCCGCATCGCGGTGCTGAAAAAATTTCTGGCGCGGCCGCAGCTCTACTTCACCGAAACAGCGCGAACGCGTTTCGAAGCGCAGGCGCGGCAGAATCTCGCCGACGAGATTCGTCTGCTGCAAAAGCCCGACACGTTTATCGGGCGCTTCACTCGCAATGCATTGGGCCGCACGGTCTTCGAAATCGACGAGACCAATGCAGAAATTTACGAAAGCATCAAGGCGCACCTGCAGATAAACCTCGGCTTCACCGATTTTTCTAAACCCATACAGGGCCCGGCTGAAATAATCGGCACCTGCAGCAACGGCAGCGTCACGCTTGACTGGGGCTATGACGGCCCGAGCGGCTTCTACATGATGGCAGAACGCGCCGAAGACGAGCCGCTGCTCGCCGAAGTGTGCGAGTCACTGAATGCTCTGCTGCTTGAGCCGCGCTTCAACCACTACCGCACCTACCCGAATTTTGGTAAAATCAAATAG
- a CDS encoding HNH endonuclease → MKLVNFASFDPVLRERGIRGLAGAGAGDRLVWDEFSGHWEELALQSAQIKSSLGEENKTDELPDFILKEIHPDQTESKSLVKIRRVQGFFRDAVLSSYEYQCAFCGFAVVPMLNASHIIPWSRTTTQRADPQNGLALCAFHDRAFDRGFMSLQPDLQIMLSPEVKKAKPSKMHQVSLLGLEGKVMTAPIRFLPDNAALDYHRANIFRS, encoded by the coding sequence ATGAAGCTGGTGAATTTTGCCAGCTTTGACCCAGTGCTGCGTGAGCGGGGGATTCGCGGTTTGGCCGGCGCCGGCGCCGGTGATCGTTTGGTGTGGGATGAGTTTAGCGGCCATTGGGAAGAACTAGCCCTGCAGAGCGCACAAATCAAGTCGTCTTTGGGTGAAGAAAACAAAACCGATGAATTGCCCGATTTTATTCTGAAGGAAATTCACCCGGACCAGACAGAGTCAAAGAGTCTCGTCAAAATTCGCCGGGTACAAGGTTTCTTCAGGGATGCCGTGCTCAGCAGCTATGAATACCAGTGTGCGTTTTGCGGTTTTGCGGTGGTGCCCATGCTGAATGCCAGTCATATCATACCGTGGAGCCGCACCACAACACAGCGGGCAGACCCGCAAAACGGTTTGGCCCTTTGCGCATTTCATGATCGGGCATTCGATCGGGGGTTTATGTCACTGCAGCCCGATCTACAAATAATGCTATCACCCGAAGTCAAGAAGGCGAAGCCATCTAAGATGCACCAAGTCAGCCTTTTGGGGCTCGAAGGTAAAGTAATGACAGCCCCCATTCGTTTTTTGCCCGACAATGCGGCCTTGGATTACCATCGCGCAAATATCTTCCGAAGTTAG